AGCTCCTTATCTGCTCATAAGTGAGCTACAAGAATATCTACTCTAGCCCATAATTCCTAAGGTGTATTCACACACACCTTGCATACAAAAACTAGATTTAGCTTTGACTGCTCAATCTGGACAGATCAGGTTGCTTCTATGCTGAGCTAGCTTTGGTTTCTAGAAACAGCCAAGGAAAAATATCTAAGTAGTCAAGACTTATCTGATAATCACCCCCTAAGTCTTTATACCGATTTAGACCATGCCAATCCTTGTGCGGAGCTCTTGAAATCTGACTCGTCCTAAAGCCTTTGTCAAGATGTCCACGAGCTGGTCTTTTGTGCTGACAAAACAAGCACAAATGCTTCCATTCTCCAGACACTCTCTGATGTAGTGGTAGCGAGTATGAATGTGCTTGCTTTTTTCGTGAAAAATGAGGTTCTTACTCAACGCCAGGGCGGACTTGCTATCCATCCTCAGTTCTGTGATGTCAGCTTCCCTTTCTTTGAGCTCACCGAGCAGTTGAGCCAGCCAAACGCCTTGGTTGGCAGCCGTCGTGGCAGTAATGTACTCTGCTTCACCAAGAGCTCAACGCCACAATGCGTTGCTTGAGGGACTGCCAACTGACCAGGCTcttgccgaggaagaagaggatgccGGCGTGATCGCTATCGTTGTAGCCGATCAATCGAGCTTCTACCTCCCCTGTTCTCCGCTTGTAGTGGCAGCCAAAAGAAATTGTCCCCGCAATATAACGGAGGATGCGCTTCACGGCCGTCATATGCTCGGAGGTAGGCTGCTCCATAAAGCGGCTCATGAACCCGACTGAGAAAGCCAGGTCTGGCCGTGTGTTGACGAGGTAGCGAATGCTACGGATGAGTCTCGGGTACTCAGCCGTGTCGACAGGAGGCGCCGTACTGTCGCGGCTCAACTTGAGCATTTCTTCCATTGGAGTGGCGCATGTATTGCAGTCCATCATCCCGGTCGAATCCAAGATCCGCTGAGCGTAATGCGATTGGTTGAGAGAGATGCCGCTGTTTTCGTGCTGCTGAACCTCAATTCCGAGGTAGAAGGAGAGCCGACCAAGGCTGCCCATCTTGAATTGAGCTTGCATTTCGCCTTTGAACTGCTCGATCTCTTATGAGTCTCCTCCTGTGATGATGAGGTCATCGGCATAGACGCCGACGAGCAGTCGCGCGTCCTGTGAGCCTCGAACATAGATGGCGTGCTCGTTAGAGCTCTGCTTTAAGCCGAGGGACTCCAGCGTGCTATGCAACTTCCCGTTTCGTGCACGTGGTGCTTGACGTAGTCCATAGAGGGCCTTGTGCAGCTGCAACACCTTCCTCTCCTCGCCGGCGATCAAGAATTTTAGCGACTATGTCATGTATACTTCTTCGTGTAGGTCGACGTTGAGGAAGGCAGACTTGACATCCATGTGGTGGACATGCCACCCTTCATCAGCTGCAGGTGCTAAGAGAAGGCGGATTGATTCAATCCAAGTGTCAGGCGCGAAGACCTCATCGAAATCCACCCCTGGCTGTTGCACATAGCCTCTGACAACTAGCCGGGCTTTATGTTTGACAACCTCACCGAATTGGTTATTTATCTTGTAGACCCACTTGAGTCCGATGGGCCAGCACCCTGGCGGCTGCTCCACCAGCTTCCAGGTGACATTGTCTTTGACGACGTGCATCTCCTCTCGCATCGTCGCTTGCCATGCTTCGTCCCGCTCTGCTTCGGTGTAGCAGCTAGGCTCCTCGCCGCTCACCAAATTTAGGTCACCATCGAGCACACACGGTGCATATTCGATCGGCACATCATCGTTGCCGAGGATGTTGTCCGCCGTCCGAAAGCGTACGGGACTATCATCGTGGCTTGTGTCGAAGGTGCAGAATCGTGAGGCGATGGAGAGATGAACTCTTTAACGGAGTCGAAGGCCGCTGCAATTGGACTGGTGTGCGGCACGGTGGACATCGACGGGCTTGGTGGCAGATGCAACTCCGGCGCACCCCCTGCACTAGCCAACAATGGCTGCAGGGGCTCCTGCATTGAATACTCGACTGTGAAGTCGCTTGATTGTGCGGGGTTTCCGCCAGCCTCTGCTTCCCAGCTCCAGCATGCGTCCTCGTCGAACACCGCATCACCTGTCACTTGGACACGCTGCGTTCGTGGGTCGTAGACGTGGTATGCATTGGCGCCGTCTGTGTAACCAATGAAGATCATAGTGGTGCTCCGATCGTCCAACTTCTTCAAATGCGGGCGCACATCCTTCATGTACACGACACATCCAAAAGTGCGTAAGAAGCTGACATCCGGTTTGCGGCCATGCCAAGCTTCGTATGGAGTGAGGCCATCGAGGCTCTTGGTAGGGCGCGGTTGAGAAGGAAGACCGCAGTTGTAACGGCCTCACACCAAAATTCCATCAGCACCTCCCTTTGCTTTAGCAGGCTGCGGGCCGTGGCGAGGATTGTTTGGTTGCGCCACTCAACCACCTTCTGCTCGTTGATGGTCTCACCGAGCATACTGAGGGAGCCGACGATGCCAGTTAGCCACAACGCGAAGTCGCGCATCATCTTGATGGCGTCCCAAGCATCCTTCATGGTGTTCTTGGTGGCGAGGGTCGGAATCATCTCGGCAGGAACTGAGCGCAAGATGGCTTCCATAGCCACCCTGTCCTCTTGGACATCCGCGTCACCATGCTCTACTGCATCCTAGAGGTTGCGGACTTGCAACATCACTTTCAACATCAATGACCACTCTGTGTAGTTGGTGCGTGTGAGGGTGGGAAGGGTTGCCGAGCCACCGAACTCCCTCACGGTCCGCTGCACGATAACCTCACGCACATCGTCGTCAAGACGTCGTGGTCTGCACGGAACTGGTGAAGGCGAGCCTTGACGCTCGTGGCGTGGCGGCGTCCTTGACACCTCGCTGCGAGGTGCAACCTTGACGCCATGGCTCAAGATCCTCTCTAACCTTGCTCTGTATACCAAATGTTGACAATACTCTCACCAACACCCTACTGCACGAGCAAGCACAAGAGCACTCTCCTCACTGCTCTTGGAACACAGGAGCACAAGATGGTTTAGGTGCTGTAGAACTGGGCAGCTTTTCTGTTATTTGTATACCCATATTTATAGAGTACAAGAGCTAGTGTTCTAATGGACTTTTGCTACTGAACTAGGACAGGTTCATCTCCTTCTTATCTGCTCATAAGTGAGCTACAAGAATATCTACTCTAGCCCACAATTCCTAAGGTGTGTGATTTGgctttgattgctcaacctggACAGATCAGGTTGCTTCTATGCTAAGCTAGCTTTGGTTTCTAGAAACAGTCAAGGAAAAATATCTAAGTAGTCAAGACTTATCTGTCAGGGTCCATGTGGACTAGTCAGAACAAGGTTGTAGTGGTTGAGGTCATGAGTCCAGATCCCTACTCTCCTTAAAATTGAAGATGCATGATTCCTTATGTATTCTCATTTTTCTCATGATGCATGCAAAAACTTTGGTAGATAGATTTCTATACATAGTTAACAATAATTCTTTACCCTTTTCAGGAGCATATGAAAGAAGATGACATGCTTGACACTTCTGATATTCTTGCACATCTAAGTGGGTTAAATTCCTACAAGTACAAGTGCAACGTCGAATCCTGGATATAATTCTCAAGTCTCAACCATGCAGACTAAAAAGACCTGTGATTTGTTTCCAATCACACAACCATTAAGCACAGTTTTTCTTTCCAGTAAAATAAGGTTACAGCTTTAGAAGCTCTCTAGCAGGGCAAATCTCTAGTCTAAATAAATGTAGAACTGGTGTATTGTATCAATCTATTGTCACTTGTTTGCCATCCTCACGAGTGAATGTGGTAGTTAGTCTACAGAACTACATAACCGTGATTTGTACATAGAACTATGTCCTtatcttaatataaataaatagtttaAAAAGTTACTTCAACATTTCTTTGTTGCGGAGTCTAGATTTGGTCTGCCCAAGTATTCACAGGACAGCATGTAGCAATGGTACATCCGCATAACCTTAAAAGCATGATGACAAAGCATAATCTATGTAAACTGAATATAATGGAGTGTATCATCCCAACTGCCTTTTAGCCCTGTGCCCCCTATGTGCAGAAGGCTCAAATGTCAGAACTAGCGACAAACAATATGAACAAGATTCGAAATAAGTAGCTAGAACGGAAATGCAGATCACAAACTTAGTTATTTCCACTCATGACACTATGTTACTTATCGTAAATGCAACAAAACCCTAAAAAATCTAACAAAAGACCTGAACTGAGTATATTATTCAGCATCAGACAGCATAAGTTTAGTAAGGTCCAAGATTTTGCCGAATAGTTCTAGTGTTCATGCAAAAGTAGAGAACTCATTTTGTTAGTTTCTGCTTTAATttgggtaattcaaggataaacTATAAACTTACAGAAAAGAAAATCCCTTGAAGTTCAAGCACTGCACCTGCCATTTAGGTAACCAAGCGGAAGTGAAATACAACACCGAAAGTGGGCTATTTGAAGCTAGTGGTATTGTCGCATTGCAAATATCCGTTTCAGCTAAACTACCATCAACATCAAATTTCCAAACAATGAGACTACTATGACTGAATGAGAATGTAGACAACAGTAGTCAGCATTTTCATATCAAGATTTACGCTCACGCACAATTCCATTGATGAAGTCCATGCAGTTGGATCCAGAAATTACTGCACAGTTTCTTCAGCCAAACTTGTCTGACATTCAAGAACTAAGATACAAGTACTCGATCAAAACCATCTCTACATATATATACCTGATATAAGAAAATGTACAACAGTTGTGTGCTAAGTGCTAACTCACTAATGTAGTAATGTTGTCACCTGGGGCACGGGCACAGCAAGGGAGAGCAACTCTGAGGCCCCTCGCTCCACCAATTGACACCCCTCGCCATCCATCTCAACTATTCCCGGATCCAAGAGTACAACTTGGGGTTCAGATTTGCTACACCCAAGTAGGACTAAACTACTTGGCCTGGTGAAGCCGAGGAACCGAACGCAGCGACCGCTTCGACCGCCCCAGAACCGCCCGCCGACCCAGATGGCAACCTCCGAGGCGATCACGGCAACCTTGACGACCACCCCGAGCGCGTCGACCCCGTTCCTGAATCCCTTGTGCACCTGGAGCCCGAGGAAGCCCTCAATGATCTTGGACGTATTCTTCGATAGCTTGTAGCTGGACTTGAGGATCGCGAGCACAGCGACACCGGCAGGCGACGCGGCGGGGATCGGCGCGGCGGTCGCAAGTCGAAGGAGCGACGCGGCGGCGAACGCGGCCTTGAGGCGCTTGGAGGAGGGGAGCGACGGGAGGCGCGCGGCGGGTCCGAGAGTGCGCGCGGCCTTGTAGGACTTGGATGCAGCCTTGGACGCTGCGATGAGCGCGGCTACCGGGGAGGAGGCCGTGGCGAGGACCCGCGGCGCCttgagcgcggcggcggcggcggacgtgGCTGC
The nucleotide sequence above comes from Phragmites australis chromosome 4, lpPhrAust1.1, whole genome shotgun sequence. Encoded proteins:
- the LOC133916946 gene encoding uncharacterized protein LOC133916946, which translates into the protein MPPTYELAAAATSALGVALGVRLLVVLSRSRALKPLAAATSAAAAALKAPRVLATASSPVAALIAASKAASKSYKAARTLGPAARLPSLPSSKRLKAAFAAASLLRLATAAPIPAASPAGVAVLAILKSSYKLSKNTSKIIEGFLGLQVHKGFRNGVDALGVVVKVAVIASEVAIWVGGRFWGGRSGRCVRFLGFTRPSSLVLLGCSKSEPQVVLLDPGIVEMDGEGCQLVERGASELLSLAVPVPQVTTLLH